The DNA window GGCAAGATAAAGACTTTCTTGTGTCACTTCAGTCAAACGTTTGCCTTGAATTGTTGGCGTGCCAACATAGAACATTTTTGACGTATCACCATGGTAACCATCTTTAATGACGGTGATATCAATATTGATGATGTCGCCATCTTTCAGCGGTTTGTCATTTGGAATCCCATGACAAATAACGTGGTTTACCGAAGTACAAATCGATTTTGGAAAACCGTGGTAATTAAGAGGAGCAGGGATCGCTTTTTGCACATCGACAATATAGTCATGACAAATCGTGTTCAGCTCGTCAGTTGTTACCCCAGCTTTGACATACGGCTCGATCATTTCCAACACTTCTGCTGCAAGACGTCCCGCAACGCGCATTTTTTCAATTTCATCAGGGGTTTTAATCACTGCGCTCATTCAAGCTCCCATTTTTGTTTACAGTTTTCGTGGTATAAATTTTATACGTATCATTGAGTCGACGCGATTTATATGGTATAAAGCGCGCCGTCTTTTTACAAATAAATTCTCGGTCGAAATCGACTTTGCGTTTTTTGTTTGCAAGGCACTTAACTTAAATATTAACACACACACATATCGACACATACACTTGGGTGCATGATTACTGAAAAGTAACGTGTTGGTGCTATGGGATATGTGGAGGCCTAACCCTTAATTGAGGAAAATACAAATGGCAAACGTTTCAATGCGCGATATGCTTCAAGCTGGTGTTCACTTTGGTCACCAAGCTCGTTACTGGAACCCTAAGATGAAGCCGTTCATCTTCGGTGCTCGTAACCGCGTTCACATCATCAACCTAGAGAAAACAGTTCCAATGTTCAACGATGCACTTAAGTTCCTTACGAACGTTGCATCAAACAAAGGTAAAATTCTTTTCGTTGGTACTAAGCGTGCAGCAAGCGAAGCAGTGAAAGAAGCAGCTCAAGGTTGTGATCAATTCTACGTTAACCACCGTTGGTTAGGTGGTATGTTGACTAACTGGAAAACAGTTCGTCAATCAATCAAACGTCTTAAAGATCTTGAGATCCAAAGCCAAGACGGTACTTTCGAGAAGTTAACTAAGAAAGAAGCGTTAATGCTTACTCGTGAAATGGAAAAGCTTGAGAAAAGCCTTGGCGGTATCAAAGATATGGGCGGTCTTCCAGACGCTATCTTCGTTATCGACGCAGACCACGAGCACATCGCTATCCGCGAAGCTAACAACCTAGGTATTCCAGTAGTATCTATCGTTGATACTAACTCAAACCCAGATGGCGTTGACTTTGTTGTTCCTGGTAACGACGACGCTATCCGTGCTATCCAGCTATACACTGGCGCAGTAGCTCAAGCAGTTACTGAAGGTCGTGAGCGCAACATCGTTGTTCAAGCTGAGAAAGACGACTTCGTAGAAGCTGAGTAATAAGCTGTCATCAAGTCTTCATCTAAAATAGGTGAAGACTTGATATTCTTTAAAAAGCGGATAACCGCTTACAGAAAACCGAATTCAGATTTGAGGATATTCAAATGGCTGTAACTGCTGCCCTAGTTAAAGAGCTACGCGACCGTACTGGCGCTGGCATGATGGATTGTAAAAAAGCGCTAACTGAAACTAACGGTGATATCGAGCTTGCGATTGAGAACATGCGTAAGAGCGGTGCTGCTAAAGCTGCTAAGAAAGCTGGTAACATTGCTGCTGAAGGTACAATCCTTATCAAGCAAGCTGCTGGTGTTGCTGCACTAGTTGAAGTTAACTGTCAAACAGACTTCGTTGCTAAAGATGCAAACTTCCTAGCGTTCGCTAACGAAGTTGCAGATGCTGCAATCGCGTCTCCTACAACAGTTGAAGAGCTACAAGCACAATTCGAAGAGAAGCGTGTTGCTCTAGTTGCTAAAATCGGCGAAAACATCAATGTTCGTCGCGTACAGTACATCCAAGGCGAAACACTTTCTGCATACCGTCACGGCGACCGTATCGGTGTAGTTGTTGCTGGTTCTGCTAACGAAGAAGTGCTTAAGCAAGTTGCAATGCACGTTGCTGCGTCACGTCCAGAGTACGTGAACCCAGAAGACGTTCCAGCTGAAGTTGTTGCTAAAGAGCGTGAAGTTCAAATCGACATCGCTATGAACGAAGGCAAGCCTGCTGAAATCGCTGAGAAGATGGTTGAAGGCCGTATGAAGAAATTCACTGGTGAAGTTTCTCTTACTGGTCAAGCTTTCATCATGGAGCCTAAGAAATCAGTTGGTGAATTCCTTAAAGAAAGCGGCGCTACAGTTAGCGCATTCGTTCGCCTAGAAGTAGGTGAAGGCATCGAGAAGAAAGTAGATGACTTCGCTGCTGAAGTTGCTGCACAAGTAGCTGCTGCAAAAGGCGAATAATCGCTTAGCTTGACGCATCGTTTTGCAGGTGGGACCACCACACTTTACTTTGCGTCAAACGCGAAAATTCTTTAAAATAGCCGCGCTTGTGTGTGAACATAAGCGCGGTTATTTTTTACCTCACTTTTAATTGGCCCGGATTTTATGACTATCAATCGAAAACCTGTTTTTAGACGCGTTCTTCTCAAATTAAGTGGTGAAGCTTTAATGGGAGACGAAGGCTTTGGTATCGATCCGAAAATTTTGGATCGCATGGCTCAAGAAATCAAAGAACTAGTAGAACTCGACGTAGAAGTGGGTTTGGTTATCGGCGGTGGTAACTTCTTACGCGGTGGTTCATTAGCACAAGCTGGTATGAACCGCGTAGTGGGGGACCACATGGGGATGTTAGCAACGGTAATGAACGGTCTTGCGATGCGTGATGCACTGCACCGCGCATACGTGAATGCTCGCTTGATGTCTGCAATCCCGCTTAATGGCGTGTGTGATGCATACAACTGGGCGGAAGCGATCAGTCTTCTTAAATCTGGCCGAGTAGTTATTTTTGCTGCGGGTACAGGTAACCCGTTCTTTACAACAGATTCAGCCGCTTGTTTACGTGGTATCGAAATCGAAGCTGACACAGTAATCAAAGCGACTAAGGTTGATGGTGTTTACAGTGATGATCCGGTGAAAAACCCAGAAGCAACACTTTACCGCCAATTGACCTATAATGAAGTTATTGATCAAGAATTGAAAGTGATGGACTTGGCGGCGTTTACGCTTGCGCGTGATCACGATATGCCAATCAGTGTATTCAATATGAATAAACCGGGTGCGCTAAAACGCGTGATTATGGGTGAAGAAGAAGGCACGCTTATTTCTTCACAAGCCTCTGAATAAAATACAGACTAGGATAGCATTGTGATTAACGATATTAAAAAAGACGCCCAAGAGCGTATGCAAAAAAGTGTGGCTGCGCTTGCAAGCCAACTTTCTAAAATCCGCACAGGCCGTGCGCACCCTGCGTTATTAGATGGCATTTCAGTGTCTTACTACGGTGCTGACACGCCGCTTAACCAAGTTGCAAACGTATCTGTTGAAGATGCGCGTACATTGGCAATCAGCGTATTTGACCGCTCTTTAGCGCAAGCTGTTGAAAAAGCGATCATGGCGTCAGACTTAGGTTTGAACCCAATGTCGGCGGGTGCGATTATCCGTGTTCCACTTCCTCCGTTAACGGAAGAGCGTCGTAAAGACCTTATCAAAGTTGTACGTGGTGAAGTTGAAGCGGGCCGTGTGGCAGTACGTAATATTCGTCGTGACGCAAATGGTGACATTAAGTCATTGCTTAAAGACAAGTCAATTTCTGAAGATGAAGCGCGTCAAGGCGAAGAAGACGTTCAAAAGCTAACGGACAAGTTCATCAAAGAGATGGATACACAACTGGCTGCAAAAGAAGCAGAGTTGATGGAATTCTAAGCAAATACGCTTCGCAGATTTTTCTGCATCCTAAATTTATTAGGTTAGAAACGCCACCTAGGGTATACTAGGCGGCGTTTTTTTTTACTCACGAAATAGTATGGCTCTGAACGCGGAAACAATTTCACAACAGTCATTACCTAAGCACATCGCGATTATCATGGATGGTAATGGACGCTGGGCGCAAGCGCGTCATCGTCCTCGAGTTTTTGGCCACAAAAAAGGCGTTGATGCTGTCCGTAGTGCTGTTCAGTTTTGTTCAAAATTAGGAGTAAAGTCACTAACTCTATTTGCATTTAGCAGTGAAAACTGGCGCCGTCCTGAAGATGAAGTGAGTACATTAATGGAGCTTTTTTTGTTCGTGTTGACAAAGGAAGTAAAGAAACTCCATAAAAATAATGTCAAGCTGACTATCATCGGTGATTTGTCTAAATTTCCAGAAAACTTGCAACAGAAAGTGGTCGACAGTGAAACATTGACCCAAGATAATACTGGGTTACAGTTGAATATAGCGGCCAATTACGGTGGACGTTGGGACATCACGAATGCTGCGCAACAATTGGCAAGTGATGTTGCAAGCGGTAAGCTGCAACCATCCGATATCACAGAAGACGCAATTACCTCTCGCCTATCGATGGCGGAACAGCCTGAGCTGGATCTGCTTATTCGTACTGGTGGTGATTTGCGAATTAGCAACTTTTTGTTGTGGCAAGCGGCTTACGCCGAATTGTATTTTACTCAAACATTGTGGCCTGATTTTGATGAGGCTGCCTTTGCAGAAGCGATTGCCTGCTATGTGTCGCGTGAACGACGCTTTGGCTGTACTGGCGAACAAATAAAAGAATTACTCGCTTCAAAGCAAACAGAGTTGAAGGTATAGAATTTGTTAAAACAACGTATTTTGACGTCAGCAGTGCTTGCACCGCTGGCTTTACTGTTGGTGTTTTATACACCTCTTGCGCAATTTAGTTTTATTGCCGGTCTCATTGTTCTTCTAGGTGCATGGGAGTGGTCAGCGTTCATGGGATTATCGGCAAAGCGTGCACGATTTGGCTACACGACTTTAGTCGCCCTTATTCTTGGTGCGCTTCATCTTCATTGGCCCATCGAATCTTTATGGCAATCATCGGGCCAGCTTACCGCTGATGCGAATTACATCTTCACGCTGTCGTTTGCTTGGTGGATTGTCGCAACGATATTGGTCGTCAAGTATCCACGTATGTCCAGTGCATGGAGCGAAGGGATCGTGCTTCGAGGCGTAGCAGGGTTATTAACACTCGTGCCATTATGGCTTGCATTGAATACCTTGCGTAGCGCTCACTTTGCTGATGAACACCATTTTGGTTCGACGTTAATTATGGTGGTTTTAGGTATTGTGTGGAGTGCAGACATCGGTGCCTATTTTACGGGTAAGAACTTTGGCAAGCGTAAGTTGATGCCAAAAGTAAGCCCAAACAAAACGATAGAAGGTTTGTTAGGTGGCTTGGCAACGTCAGTGGTTTTTGTTGTGGTGTTTTGTTATTTCGCAGCGGTACCTAAAAGCCTTTGGGCCGTTTATGCGGGATTAACAATATTTATCGCACTGTTCTCTGCCATTGGTGACCTGCTTGAAAGTATGTTTAAACGTGAAGTTGGACTTAAAGATTCTGGTTCTTGTTTACCTGGGCATGGCGGTATTTTAGACCGCATTGATAGCCTAACCGCGGCAGCGCCAATTTTCGCACTTTGTTATGCCTGGACGGTTACTCTATGACAGAACAAGTTGTTGTTCTTGGGTCTACCGGGTCAATAGGGCAATCCACGTTAGATGTGATTGCCCGTAACAGAAGCGCGTTTCACGTTTTTGCGCTGGTTGCAGGTACGAACGTTGAACGATTATTCGAACAATGTGTAACGCATCAACCCAACTACGTTGTGCTCAGTGATGAAGCGCATGCCCGTGTATTTGAAACTCACCTTAAATCCTCCTCTATGCCAGTTAAACCCGAAGTGCTATACGGGGTTGAGGCAATGCAAGCAATGGCTTCGCACGAAAGCGTAGACATCGTAATGGCGGCAATAGTTGGGGCTGCGGGGTTGCTGCCGACATTGAGTGCAGTTGAAGCGGGCAAAAAGGTTTTATTAGCAAACAAAGAAGCGCTGGTTATGTCTGGGCAGTTGTTTATGGATAAGGTCCGTAAACACAAGGCTACTTTGTTGCCGATCGACAGTGAACATAACGCAATATATCAGTGTTTGCCGACCTGCTTACAACAAAACAACCAAGGCAATATTGCGGACGTTGGCATCAGCAAAATACTCCTAACGGGCTCTGGTGGGCCATTTTTGACCCGAGCTTTGGATACCCTCGAGCAGGTCACAGTGCGAGAAGCCGTAACGCACCCGAATTGGTCTATGGGTCAAAAAATATCAGTTGACTCTGCGACAATGATGAATAAAGGGCTCGAGTTTATCGAAGCAAAATGGTTGTTTAATTGCCAAGTCGATAACATTGAAGTTGTGATTCACCCTCAAAGTATGATCCACTCAATGGTGCAATACAAAGATGGTTCAGTGATTGCGCAGCTAGGTCAACCAGACATGCGCACACCTATCGCTTATGGCCTTGCCTATCCAAATCGAATCGATGCAGGTGTTGCACCAATCGATTTTTCAACACTCATGAATTTCTCATTCACAAAACCTGATTTTGAACGCTATCCGAACTTACGTTTAGCTATGGAAGCGTGTAAAGTGGGACAAGCCGCCACAACGACGGTGAATGCGGCAAATGAAATTGCCGTTGCGGCGTTTTTAAAGGAACAAATAGGGTTTTGCGATATTTATCGAGTCAATGCTGAATCACTGAGTCGTCAATCGATGACGGCGACAGATTCATTGGACGCGATATTGGCTCTGGATGCACAAGCGCGTCGTATTGCCCAAAACGTAATAGAGGAATTGAGGTAGCTATGCTGGAATTTTTGTGGAATCTGGGATCGTTTATTCTTGCGCTTGGTATTTTGGTCACGGTGCACGAATATGGGCATTTCTGGGTTGCACGAAAAGCAGGGATCAAAGTTCTACGCTTTTCAGTCGGTTTTGGTAAGCCAATTTTTACTTGGTACGACAAGCTCGGTACAGAATACGTTATTGCGCTTATTCCACTCGGCGGGTATGTGAAAATGCTGGATGAGCGGGTAGAAGAGGTCGCTGAACATGAACGACATCTCGCGTTTAACAATAAACCTGTCTCTAAGCGCATAGCCGTGGTCGCCGCAGGGCCAATGGCTAATTTTCTTTTTGCAATCGTCGCCTTAGGTGCCATGTACATGCTTGGTGTGCAAAGCATTAAGCCTGTTGTTGGCAGTGTTGCAGAGCAAAGCCGTGCAGCGCAAAGCGGAATGCAACCACACGATCTCATTCTCGAAGTCAATGAAAAGTCGGTGCATGACTGGCAAGATGTCATGTTTGCCTTTATGTCTTCGCTCGGCGAGAAAGACATGACACTGAAAGTGACTGATGAGTCAGGACGCATCCAATATCGCCATCTTGATATTCAAAATTGGAAGCTAGACCAACAAGACGTTCCACCAACAGAATCTTTAGGTATCACGCCATTTCGTCCCGCAATTACGCTTAACCTTGCTTTGGTAAGTAAGGGCTCAGCGGCAGAGAAAGCAGGTCTTTTGGTCGGTGACCGAATTTTAGCGGTAAATGGTGCTCCTGTTAGCACTTGGCAGGAACTCGTAACGCTGATCCAGCAATCACCGAATAAACCATTGGCTATTGACATAAAACGTCAAAGTCAACAGGTTACACTCACTGCCATACCCGCGCTGCAAGTAGCCGATAACGGGACTGAGCAAGGTGTCTTAGGTGTTGCACCTGCATTAGAAAATTGGCCAACAAATTACATCGAAACTAGACATTTTGGTCCATTGGATAGTATGGTGCTTGGCGTGAAAAAGACGTGGGAATTAATCACGCTCAGTTTCGATATGATAGGTAATCTTCTGACTGGTCAAGTTTCAGTTAAAAACCTCAGTGGGCCCGTTGGCATCGCGGTAGGTGCTGGAGCTAGCGTAAGTTATGGTTTAGTTGCCTTTTTAAGTTTTTTAGCGCTAATTAGTGTAAACCTAGGTGTTTTCAACTTATTGCCGCTGCCCGTCCTCGATGGCGGGCACTTAATGTATTACATAATTGAACTAATTCGCAAAAAACCAGTCTCTGAAAAGACACAAGAGTTAGGTTTTAAAGTCGGTGCAATGCTTTTGCTCGCTTTAACCTGTTTTGCGTTAATGAATGATGTTGCGAGACTTTAGGTTTCTTACCTATTAGTAAAAAGAATTTAGGCGCAATACCGCTAGAAAGTTGTAAAGGACAAAGATAATAAGATGCCTATAAAAAAACATTTAGCAGTTACCAGTTTACTTGGCGCAAGCTTTGCGGCCTTGGGGCAAAATTCCTTTATCGTTGAAGATTTAAAAGTTGAAGGTTTACAACGTGTTGCATTAGGTGCTGCACTGACTCATATCCCTATCAACATCGGCGATACGATTGACGACTTTACTGTATCAAAAACAATTAAGGCGCTTTATCAGTCAGGTCACTTTGACAACATCAAAGTATTACGTGATGGTGGATTACTGGTCATTCAGGTCATTGAGCGCCCGACTATCAGCTCGATTGAATATGATGGTAACAAAGACATTAAAGATGAGCAGCTCACGCAAAGTTTGGAAGAGCAAAACATCCGTCAAGGTGAGCCATTAGACAGAACCGTACTTGATAACATTGAAAAAGGCCTTACTGAGTTCTTCCATAGCATTGGTAAATACAACGCCAAAGTGGACATCAAAGTAACCTCGTTGCCACGAAACCGCGTGAAGTTACAGTTGAACTTTGAAGAAGGTGATGCCGCCTCAGTACGCCAAATTAACTTAGTTGGTAACGAACTATTCTCTGATGAAGACCTTCTTCAGTTGTTCGAATCACAACAAGATTTGCCATGGTGGCAATTTCTGTCGAACGACCGTTATCAAAAGAAAACGATTGAAGGCGATTTAGAAAAAATTAAGAGTTTCTATCTAGACCGTGGTTATTTGCGTTTCAATATTGATTCAACGCAAGTGTCGGTCAGTCCGGAAAGGGACGCGGTTTACGTGACAGCCAACATGACTGAAGGCGAGCAATACACTGTTAAAGGTTTTGACTTTATTGGTGATTTACTTGGTCGCGAAGAGTTAGTACGCGCTGTATTGCCGCTCCGCTCAGGCGAACTTTACAACGGCTCAGTTGTAACATCGTCTGAAGAATTCATCAAAAGCTTCTTAGCGCGTTTTGGTTATGCTAATGCGGAAGTTCGTACGATCCCCGAAATCGACGATGAAAAGAAAGAAGTTAAACTGACACTATCCGTAAACCCAGGCAAACGCGTTTATGTGCGTCGTATTATTGTCGAAGGTAACCAAATCACGGCAGATGAAGTTGTACGCCGTGAGATGACTCAGTTAGAAGGTGCTTGGTTGTCGAACCAGCAACTTGAACGCTCGAAGTTACAAATTCAACGTTTGCCATACATGGAAACGGTAGACTTTGCTATCAATCCAGTACCGGGTCAAGACGATTTGGTCGACGTCGATTTTAAAGTAAAGGAGCAGCCTGCGGGTAGTTTCCAAGCTGGTCTTGCTTATGGTTCGTATGCAGGTCTTCAGTTTAACATCGGTGTGAGTGAATCTAACTTTTTGGGAACGGGTAACCAGCTTGCGTTTAACATCAACACCGCTCGTGGCTCAAACTCTTACAGTATTTCTTATACCGACCCATACTTTACGCCAGATGGTGTTTCACAAGGCAGCAGTATTTTTTATCGTGACTTCGATGGTAGCGATTTTGGTATCGTTGGGTATAACTCAAAAACATACGGTATTGGTACTAACATCGGTTTCCCAATTGATGCGGTAAATCGTGTGAACTTTGGTCTTCGTTGGCTTGAAGAAGAACTTGATAACATTACCGAATTTGAACAAAACCGTGTTCTACGTGAGTCGTTTACTGATCCATTAAACCCAGACGCACCATTTAATTTTACGAAATATGAACTGAGTGTTGGTTGGTCACGCGTAACCATTAACCGCGGTATGTTCCCGACGGATGGTTCGCGTCAATCTGCATCCTTTATGATGACAACGCCAAACTCAGATTTGAACTTCTTTAAGCTCAACTATGATTCGCGTTTCTATTGGCCAATCACTAACGACCACAGCTGGGTATTCTCAGCAAGAGCCGCGTTTGGTTACGGTAATGGTTACGGTAAAACCAATGGTGCAGAGCAAACCTTGCCGTTCCAAGAGTTTTTCCGAATCAGTGAAATGGAATTACGTGGTTTCAAACGTAACACTATTTTGCCACAAGCTATCCGTCGCGAGCCTAACTTAATCCCAGGTACGCCGAATGCCGATGGTTCATCAACGACCGGTATCGGTGGTGACGAGCAGTTCGACGTTCTACAACCATACGGTCGTATTGGTGGTAACGCGAAGGCACTTGCTGGCGTTGAACTTATTGTGCCAACACCATTTATGGATGAAGATAAATCAAGTTCAGTTCGTACAAGCTTATTTGTCGATGTGGCAAACGTTTGGGATACCGAATTCGATTTAGGTCGTTATACCGAATTGCAACGAGATCAAATTGCGAAATTGGATGATTACTCAGATCCTTCTCGCTACCGTGCTTCTGCCGGTCTCTCTGTACAGTGGATTTCACCTATGGGACCTATGCTAATCAGTTTCGCTTATCCGCTCAAAAAAGAAGAAGATGACGACACTGAAACGATTAGCTTCAATATTAGTAACACTTTCTAAGGAGTATTATTGTGAACAAATTTGTAAAGACTTCAGCAGTTAGCCTGCTAGCAGCATTCCTAATGGGTACATCAGCAAGTGCGCTTGCGCACAAAGTGGGTTTAGTGGATATGCAAAAAGTGTATCAACAAATTCCACAAATGGGCAAAATCGAGCAGGCGCTTCAAAGCGAATTTGCTGAGCGCCGTCAAGAGCTTGAGAAGATTCAAGGCGACATCCGTTTTGAAGCTGAAAAGTTCAAGCGCGAGCAAACAACAATGAGTGAAGACCAAAAAGAAAAGCTTCGCGAGAAAATTCAAGGCTTGCAAAAAGTACTGGCTGAAAAAGGTCGCCCACTAGAGCAAGAACTTAAAGCTCGTCAGCAGCAGGAACTGCAAAAGGTACAAACGATCATCGTTTCTGCTATCGAAGAAGTGGCTAAGAAAGGCAAGTTTGACGAAGTGAAAACGAAAGACACAACAGTTTACTTTAACCCAGAAAAAGTGACTGACTTGTCTGAAGAAGTTGTTGAAGTGGTAAGCAAGAAGTAATGGAAAAACACTATACACTCGCGATGCTTGCGAAACTGATTGACGCTGAAGTACACGGAGATGGCAATTTTGTGGTAAACAAAATTGCCACACTGGCAAATGCATCAAGCCAAGACATTGCGTTTTTGGCTAATAAGAAATACCGCAGTCAGTTAACTACTACTCAAGCGGGAGCAGTTATCCTAGCACCGAGTGAAGCAGAGTTCTTTTCGGGTCATAAACTTATTACAAGTGACCCATACACTGCTTATGCCATTATTGCACAAGAATTAGATACAACACCTGCATCGGCAAATGGTGTGCACCCAAGTGCAACCATTGCTTCCGATGCGGTTGTGAGCGCGTCGGCACATATTGGTGCAAATGCGGTAATCGAGTCTGGAGCAATAATTGGCGACAATGTTGAAATTGGTGCTAACTGTTTCATTGGAAAATATGCCAAAATTGCCGCCCGCACAAAATTGTGGGCAAATGTAACGGTTTACCATGAAGTTGAAATAGGTGAAGACTGCTTATTTCAAACGGGTGCTGTCATAGGAAGTGACGGTTTTGGTTATGCAAATAAACAAGGCCGCTGGATTAAAATCCCTCAGGTTGGTCGAGTCATTATCGGTAATCATGTTGAAGTAGGCGCAAACACGGTAATTGACCGTGGTGCCATTGATGACACCATAGTACACGACAACGTGATCATTGATAATTTATGTCAAATTGCGCATAACGTTGAAATTGGGTCAGGTACTGCGATTGCGGGCGCGACCGTTTTAGCGGGGAGCGTACGCATAGGTAAGTTCTGTCAGATTGGCGGAATGGTTGCAATTAACGGACATAATGAAATCTGTGATGGTGTTGTGATCACTGGCATGTCGATGGTCATTAGTTCCATCACTGAGCCTGGTGTTTACTCCTCAGGTGTGCCACATAGCACAAACCTTGAGTGGCGCAAGAGCATGGCCCATTTACGAAATTTATCGGATTTTAAGGCGCGCATTAGAGCCCTTGAAAACCAAGTCGAACAACTTAAACACCCTGAATAAAAGGATGCTATTTTGGCTAACGAATTAAATAGCTTTGATATTCAAGAAATCTTGAAATTATTGCCACACCGCTACCCAATGCTTTTGGTCGATCGCGTGTTGGATTACAAACCAGGCGAGTATTTACACGCCATTAAAAACGTGACAGCTAATGAGCCAATTTTTACAGGCCATTTCCCAGATCAACCAATTTTTCCTGGTGTGTTAATTCTGGAAGCATTAGCGCAAGCGACGGGTCTATTGGGCTTCAAAACGGTCGAGAACCGTGGCGATAATGAGCTATACTTATTTGCAGCAATTGACGAAGCACGTTTTAAACACCCTGTAACACCAGGCGACACCATGCATTTGCACGTTCAATTTTTGAAAGAGCGCCGCAATTTATGGAAATTTGCAGTAGAAGCAAAGGTTGAAGGTAAGACAGTGTGTACTGCTGAACTTATGTGTGCAAGAAGAGAGTTATAGAGTGATACATCCTACAGCGATTATTGAGTCAGGCGCTAGGCTCGGCGAAAACGTAAAAGTCGGCCCTTATAGCTATATTGGAAATGACGTCGTAATTGGTGACAATTGTATTATCGAATCGCACGTTGTGGTGAAAGGCCCAACAACAATCGGTTCAGGTAATCATATCTATCAATTCGCGTCGGTTGGCGAAGCTTGCCAAGATAAAAAGTACAAGGATGAACCCACTCAGCTAATTATTGGTGACAACAACATTATCCGTGAATGTGCGACTATCCACCGTGGTACGATTCAAGATAAAGGGATCACTTCAATTGGCTCCAATAACTTATTTATGGCATACACCCACGTAGCTCACGATGCTGTTATCGGCAGTAACGTTATTTTTGCAAATAACGCGAGTGTAGCCGGCCACGTACACGTTGGTGATTGGGTAATACTTGCAGGCAACACAGGTGTACATCAGTTTTGTAAAATTGGTGCTCATGCCTTTATTGGCATGTACTCCGGTGTGAATAAAGACGTCCCACCATTTGTTACGACAACAGGCACGCCAGCGAAGCCAGCAGCTATTAATACCGAAGGCATGAAACGTCGTGGATTTTCATCTGATGAGATCATGGCTACACGTCGTGCCTACAAAACACTTTACCGTAAAGGGTTGAGTATCGAAGAGGCGACAGCGGCGCTTCAGGAAGATGCGCAAACGTACCCAGCAGTAAAGTTAATGCTCGATTTCCTGAGCACGTCGGACCGTGGCATTATTCGTTAAGCAACGGTTGAACGAGTCAAACGCCATACCTTTGCGAGTATGGCGTTTTTGTTTAGTGTACTTAAAAAAGATATGACAGACACTCCAATCACAATCGGCCTCGTTGCAGGCGAACACTCAGGTGATATCCTTGGTGCAGGTTTAATTCGTGCGCTTAAAGTCCATTACCCTAACGCAAAATTTGTCGGTATTGCAGGCCCCAAAATGCAAGCGGAAGGCTGTGAGTCTTTGTTTGATATGGAAGAGCTTGCGGTAATGGGCTTGATTGAAGTACTGGGTAGATTGCCTCGTTTACTTCGTATTAAGAAACAACTTGTTCAATATTTTATCGATAATCCACCGGATGTATTTGTGGGCATCGACGCGCCAGATTTTAATTTGCGCGTTGAAAAACCACTTAAA is part of the Pseudoalteromonas xiamenensis genome and encodes:
- the pyrH gene encoding UMP kinase, with amino-acid sequence MTINRKPVFRRVLLKLSGEALMGDEGFGIDPKILDRMAQEIKELVELDVEVGLVIGGGNFLRGGSLAQAGMNRVVGDHMGMLATVMNGLAMRDALHRAYVNARLMSAIPLNGVCDAYNWAEAISLLKSGRVVIFAAGTGNPFFTTDSAACLRGIEIEADTVIKATKVDGVYSDDPVKNPEATLYRQLTYNEVIDQELKVMDLAAFTLARDHDMPISVFNMNKPGALKRVIMGEEEGTLISSQASE
- a CDS encoding isoprenyl transferase, which codes for MALNAETISQQSLPKHIAIIMDGNGRWAQARHRPRVFGHKKGVDAVRSAVQFCSKLGVKSLTLFAFSSENWRRPEDEVSTLMELFLFVLTKEVKKLHKNNVKLTIIGDLSKFPENLQQKVVDSETLTQDNTGLQLNIAANYGGRWDITNAAQQLASDVASGKLQPSDITEDAITSRLSMAEQPELDLLIRTGGDLRISNFLLWQAAYAELYFTQTLWPDFDEAAFAEAIACYVSRERRFGCTGEQIKELLASKQTELKV
- the rpsB gene encoding 30S ribosomal protein S2, yielding MANVSMRDMLQAGVHFGHQARYWNPKMKPFIFGARNRVHIINLEKTVPMFNDALKFLTNVASNKGKILFVGTKRAASEAVKEAAQGCDQFYVNHRWLGGMLTNWKTVRQSIKRLKDLEIQSQDGTFEKLTKKEALMLTREMEKLEKSLGGIKDMGGLPDAIFVIDADHEHIAIREANNLGIPVVSIVDTNSNPDGVDFVVPGNDDAIRAIQLYTGAVAQAVTEGRERNIVVQAEKDDFVEAE
- the tsf gene encoding translation elongation factor Ts, with protein sequence MAVTAALVKELRDRTGAGMMDCKKALTETNGDIELAIENMRKSGAAKAAKKAGNIAAEGTILIKQAAGVAALVEVNCQTDFVAKDANFLAFANEVADAAIASPTTVEELQAQFEEKRVALVAKIGENINVRRVQYIQGETLSAYRHGDRIGVVVAGSANEEVLKQVAMHVAASRPEYVNPEDVPAEVVAKEREVQIDIAMNEGKPAEIAEKMVEGRMKKFTGEVSLTGQAFIMEPKKSVGEFLKESGATVSAFVRLEVGEGIEKKVDDFAAEVAAQVAAAKGE
- a CDS encoding phosphatidate cytidylyltransferase translates to MLKQRILTSAVLAPLALLLVFYTPLAQFSFIAGLIVLLGAWEWSAFMGLSAKRARFGYTTLVALILGALHLHWPIESLWQSSGQLTADANYIFTLSFAWWIVATILVVKYPRMSSAWSEGIVLRGVAGLLTLVPLWLALNTLRSAHFADEHHFGSTLIMVVLGIVWSADIGAYFTGKNFGKRKLMPKVSPNKTIEGLLGGLATSVVFVVVFCYFAAVPKSLWAVYAGLTIFIALFSAIGDLLESMFKREVGLKDSGSCLPGHGGILDRIDSLTAAAPIFALCYAWTVTL
- the frr gene encoding ribosome recycling factor, with the translated sequence MINDIKKDAQERMQKSVAALASQLSKIRTGRAHPALLDGISVSYYGADTPLNQVANVSVEDARTLAISVFDRSLAQAVEKAIMASDLGLNPMSAGAIIRVPLPPLTEERRKDLIKVVRGEVEAGRVAVRNIRRDANGDIKSLLKDKSISEDEARQGEEDVQKLTDKFIKEMDTQLAAKEAELMEF
- the map gene encoding type I methionyl aminopeptidase; the encoded protein is MSAVIKTPDEIEKMRVAGRLAAEVLEMIEPYVKAGVTTDELNTICHDYIVDVQKAIPAPLNYHGFPKSICTSVNHVICHGIPNDKPLKDGDIINIDITVIKDGYHGDTSKMFYVGTPTIQGKRLTEVTQESLYLAIRMVKPGVRLGDIGAAIQKYAEGFSYSIVREYCGHGIGAQFHEEPQVMHYGKAGTGDVLKSGMCLTIEPMVNAGKRHCKLLKDDWTVVTKDRSLSAQWEHTLLVTDNGVEILTHRKDDTIERIIEH